A window from Thunnus albacares chromosome 19, fThuAlb1.1, whole genome shotgun sequence encodes these proteins:
- the LOC122969380 gene encoding class I histocompatibility antigen, F10 alpha chain-like, which yields MKMLVFLALLGLHSAAAVTHSMKNFYTASSQVPNFPEFVAVGMVDEVQIAHYDSNTKRKVPKQDWMNRVTEDDPQYWDRYSEILRGNQQNFKGNIDILKNRFNQTGGVHIFQVMYGCEWDDQTEELKGNYQFGYDGEDFIAFDLKTLTWTAPKPQAVISKHKLDDNNALSASLKNYLTQECVDWLKKYVDYGKSSLMRTELPSRVSLLQKTPSSPVSCHATGFYPQRATLFWRKDGVEFHEDVENGDILPNQDGSFQMSADLKLSSVKPEDWGKYECVFQLSGVKDVVTKLDKAVIRSNEKTDMTIIIVVAVVVVALVVIAVVGFMVYKKKKGGEAKVLNNSSENSSELSAKLNQEA from the exons ATGAAGATGTTGGTTTTTCTGGCCCTCCTGGGTCTACACAGCGCGGCGGCAG TGACTCACTCTATGAAGAATTTCTACACTGCGTCCTCTCAAGTCCCAAACTTCCCAGAGTTTGTGGCTGTCGGGATGGTTGATGAAGTTCAGATTGCTCACTATGACAGCAACACCAAGAGAAAAGTACCCAAACAGGACTGGATGAACAGAGTCACAGAAGATGATCCACAGTACTGGGACAGGTACAGTGAGATCCTTAGAGGTAACCAgcagaacttcaaaggcaacattgacattttgaagAATCGCTTCAACCAAACTGGAG gtgtccaCATTTTCCAGGTGATGTACGGCTGTGAATGGGACGATCAGACTGAAGAACTTAAAGGGAACTATCAGTTTGGTTATGATGGAGAAGACTTCATAGCATTTGACCTGAAGACTCTGACATGGACCGCTCCAAAACCACAAGCTGTCATCTCCAAACACAAGTTGGATGATAATAACGCTCTCTCAGCCAGTCTAAAGAACTACCTCACCCAGGAGTGTGTTGACTGGCTGAAGAAGTATGTGGACTACGGGAAGAGCTCTCTGATGAGAACAG AGCTTCCCTCCAGAGTGTCTCTCCTCCAGaagactccctcctctccagtcagCTGCCACGCTACAGGTTTCTACCCTCAGAGAGCCACACTGTtctggaggaaagatggagtGGAGTTTCATGAGGACGTGGAAAATGGAGACATCCTCCCCAACCAGGACGGATCCTTCCAGATGAGTGCTGACCTGAAACTTTCATCAGTCAAACCTGAAGACTGGGGGAAGTACGAATGTGTGTTTCAGCTCTCTGGTGTGAAGGACGTCGTCACCAAACTGGACAAAGCTGTGATCAGAAGCAACGAAA AGACTGACATGACCATCATCATCGTTGTTGCCGTGGTTGTTGTTGCTCTCGTCGTCATCGCTGTTGTTGGATTCATGgtttacaagaagaagaaaggcgGCGAAG ccaaAGTCCTTAATAACT cctctgaaaacagctctgaGCTCTCTGCGAAACTGAATCAAGAAGCCTGA
- the psmb8a gene encoding proteasome subunit beta type-8 isoform X2, protein MALFDITGFKTYSELRGQILPAGQTHLVDRTNHYNFGAKTQEFAVPMGVDPSGFLKSCNHDGGVCIEMNHGTTTLAFKFRHGVIVAVDSRASAGRYLASNDVNKVIEINPYLLGTMSGSAADCQYWERLLAKECRLYRLRNNHRISVAAASKLLSNMMLGYRGMGLSMGSMICGWDKEVGLCVCVCVCVCVCVCVCVCVILPGKSHHQKYLTMDIMDLFYINTKTSKIYCVCMKNIMMFWLSDTSDFTSLQIKIKTI, encoded by the exons ATGGCTCTTTTCGACATAACTGGTTTCAAGACTTATTCTGAGCTCCGCGGGCAGATTCTTCCAGCTGGACAAACGCATCTCGTCGACAGAACCAACCACTACAATTTCGGGGCCAAAACTCAGGAATTTGCTGTACCTATGGGTGTAGAC CCCTCAGGCTTTCTCAAGTCCTGCAACCATGATGGGGGTGTGTGCATCGAAATGAACCATGGTACGACCACCCTGGCCTTCAAGTTCAGACATGGAGTCATCGTGGCTGTGGACTCCAGAGCCTCAGCTGGCCGTTACTTAG CATCTAATGATGTCAACAAGGTGATAGAGATCAACCCCTACCTGCTGGGCACCATGTCAGGCAGCGCTGCAGACTGTCAGTACTGGGAGAGACTTCTGGCCAAAGAATGCAG ACTCTACAGGCTGAGGAACAACCACAGGATCTCTGTGGCTGCTGCATCAAAGCTGCTGTCTAACATGATGCTGGGTTACAGAGGCATGGGCCTCTCTATGGGAAGCATGATCTGTGGATGGGACAAAGAGgtaggcttgtgtgtgtgtgtgtgtgtgtgtgtgtgtgtgtg tgtgtgtgtgtgtgtgtgtgtgattttaccagGTAAATCCCACCACCAGAAATATTTAACTATGGATATTATGGATTTGTTTTACATCAACACCAAAACCTCAAAAATATATTGTGTATGTATGAAGAATATTATGATGTTTTGGTTGTCTGACACATCTGACTTTACATCTctccaaataaaaataaaaacgatCTAA
- the psmb8a gene encoding proteasome subunit beta type-8 isoform X1 yields MALFDITGFKTYSELRGQILPAGQTHLVDRTNHYNFGAKTQEFAVPMGVDPSGFLKSCNHDGGVCIEMNHGTTTLAFKFRHGVIVAVDSRASAGRYLASNDVNKVIEINPYLLGTMSGSAADCQYWERLLAKECRLYRLRNNHRISVAAASKLLSNMMLGYRGMGLSMGSMICGWDKEGPGLYYVDDNGTRLSGRMFSTGCGSSFAYGVVDSGYREDMTVEEAYELGRRGIAHATHRDAYSGGVVNMYHMQEDGWIKVCKEDVSELIHRYRKGMF; encoded by the exons ATGGCTCTTTTCGACATAACTGGTTTCAAGACTTATTCTGAGCTCCGCGGGCAGATTCTTCCAGCTGGACAAACGCATCTCGTCGACAGAACCAACCACTACAATTTCGGGGCCAAAACTCAGGAATTTGCTGTACCTATGGGTGTAGAC CCCTCAGGCTTTCTCAAGTCCTGCAACCATGATGGGGGTGTGTGCATCGAAATGAACCATGGTACGACCACCCTGGCCTTCAAGTTCAGACATGGAGTCATCGTGGCTGTGGACTCCAGAGCCTCAGCTGGCCGTTACTTAG CATCTAATGATGTCAACAAGGTGATAGAGATCAACCCCTACCTGCTGGGCACCATGTCAGGCAGCGCTGCAGACTGTCAGTACTGGGAGAGACTTCTGGCCAAAGAATGCAG ACTCTACAGGCTGAGGAACAACCACAGGATCTCTGTGGCTGCTGCATCAAAGCTGCTGTCTAACATGATGCTGGGTTACAGAGGCATGGGCCTCTCTATGGGAAGCATGATCTGTGGATGGGACAAAGAG GGCCCTGGTCTGTACTATGTGGACGATAACGGGACACGTCTGTCTGGCCGGATGTTCTCCACCGGCTGTGGGAGCAGCTTCGCCTACGGTGTGGTGGACAGCGGTTACAGGGAGGACATGACGGTAGAGGAGGCGTATGAACTGGGCCGTCGGGGCATCGCTCACGCTACACACAGGGACGCCTACTCTGGAGGAGTGGTCAACA TGTACCACATGCAGGAGGACGGCTGGATAAAGGTGTGTAAGGAAGATGTATCAGAGCTGATCCACCGTTACAGGAAGGGGATGTTCTGA
- the psmb13a gene encoding proteasome 20S subunit beta 13a, whose amino-acid sequence MALSNVFETPAAGFNFDNAERNAALEGLFDGGQAPKPLKTGTTIAGVVFKDGVVLGADTRATSSEVVADKMCAKIHYISPNIYCCGAGTAADTEKTTDLLSSNLTIFSLNSGRNPRVIMAVNILQDMLYRYQGQIGANLILGGVDCTGNHLYTVGPYGSVNKVPYLSMGSGDLAALAILEDGFKPDLELEEAKELVRVAIHAGIMNDLGSGNNIDVCVITRQGVDYIRPYQESEYKDKRKMKYKYRPGTTPVLTEKVVPLKLEVVKETVQRMDTA is encoded by the exons ATGGCGCTGTCAAATGTCTTCGAAACTCCTGCAGCTGGGTTCAATTTCGACAACGCGGAGAG AAATGCTGCATTGGAGGGTCTTTTTGACGGAGGACAGGCACCTAAACCTCTGAAAACAGGCACCACCATAGCAGGAGTGGTGTTCAAG GATGGGGTGGTGCTGGGAGCAGACACTAGAGCTACTTCCAGTGAAGTGGTGGCTGACAAGATGTGCGCAAAGATCCACTACATTTCTCCAAATATATA ttGTTGTGGAGCAGGTACAGCTGCAGATACAGAGAAGACCACAGACCTTCTCTCCTCCAACCTCACCATCTTCTCTCTGAACAGCGGGAGGAACCCTCGCGTCATCATGGCCGTCAACATACTACAGGACATGTTGTACAG GTATCAAGGCCAAATTGGGGCCAATCTTATACTGGGAGGAGTAGATTGCACTGGGAACCACCTGTACACTGTGGGGCCATATGGGAGTGTAAACAAGGTGCCTTATCTTTCTATGG GATCTGGTGACCTGGCTGCTCTCGCAATTCTAGAGGATGGGTTCAAACCCGACCTGGAG CTGGAGGAGGCGAAGGAGCTGGTGCGTGTTGCCATCCACGCCGGCATCATGAATGATCTCGGCTCAGGCAACAACATCGACGTCTGTGTCATCACCAGACAAGGAGTGGACTACATCAGACCCTACCAGGAGTCAGAGTACAAAGACAAGAG gaaaatgaaatacaaGTACCGTCCGGGCACAACACCGGTTCTGACAGAGAAAGTAGTCCCCTTAAAGCTAGAGGTTGTCAAGGAGACGGTGCAGCGGATGGATACAGCCTGA
- the psmb12 gene encoding proteasome 20S subunit beta 12, with translation MEKHCMDSQVKGVSTGTTILAAIFDGGVVIGSDSRASIGGEYVSSKTINKVIQVHDQIFCCMAGSLADAQAVIKAAKFHLSFHSVQMETPPLVIAAASVLKELCYKNKDELQAGFLTAGWDKKKGPQVYVVSLGGMLVSQPVTIGGSGSTYIYGYVDAKYKPNMSREECLQFATNALALAMGRDNVSGGVAHLVVITETGVEHVVVPGNKLPRFHDE, from the exons atggagaaacaCTGTATGGACTCACAAGTCAAAGGAGTCAGCACAGGG ACCACCATCCTGGCTGCCATTTTTGATGGAGGGGTCGTGATTGGTTCAGATTCCAGGGCTTCCATTGGAGG GGAATATGTATCATCTAAGACCATCAACAAGGTGATTCAGGTTCATGACCAGATCTTCTGTTGCATGGCCGGATCGCTCGCAGACGCTCAGGCCGTCATCAAAGCTGCAAAGTTCCACTTGTCCTTCCACAG TGTCCAGATGGAGACACCTCCACTGGTGATAGCAGCAGCGTCGGTGCTGAAGGAACTGTGTTACAAGAACAAAGACGAGCTGCAGGCCGGCTTCCTCACAGCAGGCTGGGACAAGAAGAAAGGACCACAG gtgtACGTCGTGTCTCTAGGTGGGATGTTAGTGAGTCAGCCTGTTACCATCGGCGGCTCCGGCAGCACTTACATCTACGGCTACGTTGACGCCAAATACAAACCCAACATGAGCAGAGAGGAATGCTTACAGTTTGCAACTAATG CTCTTGCTCTGGCCATGGGCAGAGACAACGTCAGCGGGGGTGTGGCTCACCTGGTGGTGATCACGGAAACAGGGGTGGAGCATGTGGTCGTCCCTGGCAACAAGCTGCCACGGTTCCATGATGAGTGA